TCCCCTCCGACGTGGCCTCGGAAGACCTCCCCGATCAGGAGACGTGGGATGTCGCGCTCTCGCTCTCGATGGACGGCCGCCCCCGCGCCCTCGTCCGTGCCCCGTACCTCGCCCGTTTCGAGCGGGCCGATAGCACGTTCGCCCGCTTCGGCCCCGCTTCACTCGGCGACACTGCCCGCGTCAACGTGCAGGTCTACGACGACGCCGGACTCCCGACGGCCACCGTCGAGTCCGACCGGCTCGTCTACTTCGATGAGGAGCGGCGCTTCCTCGCCGAGGGCCGCGTCGTCGTGCGGACGGAGACGGGGAAGACGCTCCGTAGCGAGGCGCTCACGTGGGACGAGGCCGACGCCAGCCTCCGCACCGACGGCTTCGTGCAGATCGTCACGCCGGAGGAGCGGCTGCAGGGCTACCGCCTCGTGGCCGACGAGGACTTGGAAACGTACTCGCTCGCCCGCATCACGGGGCAAGTGACGGTGCGGGAATGACTACGCGCCGAGACCGACCCCGGCATCCGTGGGGCGTGGAGTGGACGCCGGTGGGTAGAATACTAACCGCCCTAAGCCTTCTCCTCTTCTTCGCGGAGCCGTCGCGGGGGCAGGACGCCGAGGCCCGCGTCGTGACGATCGTCAACGCCGACTCTGTGGCGGGCTCCGTCGTGGATGGCGAGCGCGTGCGGACGCTCGTCGGCCGCGTCCACCTCATCCAGGACTCGACGGATCTCCGCGCCCGCCGGGCCACGCAGTTCCTCGACCGCAGCGAGATCCTCTTCGAGGGCAACGTCGAGATCGCCGACGGGACGGACACGCTCAACGCGCGGCAGGTCCGCTATGACAGCAACACGCGCGTCGGCCGGGCCGAAGGCGAGATCCGCCTCGCCGACGCGG
This is a stretch of genomic DNA from Rhodothermales bacterium. It encodes these proteins:
- the lptC gene encoding LPS export ABC transporter periplasmic protein LptC gives rise to the protein MPSSSHITGPAACDSARIKALLVLGVLAAVLLAGCSRRGDVIPSDVASEDLPDQETWDVALSLSMDGRPRALVRAPYLARFERADSTFARFGPASLGDTARVNVQVYDDAGLPTATVESDRLVYFDEERRFLAEGRVVVRTETGKTLRSEALTWDEADASLRTDGFVQIVTPEERLQGYRLVADEDLETYSLARITGQVTVRE